From one Anaerococcus prevotii DSM 20548 genomic stretch:
- a CDS encoding DeoR/GlpR family DNA-binding transcription regulator — protein MAKKDERLNKIISIVKNKNGSSIKELASDLSVSEMTIRRDIKILEDNNIIEVYHGAVVYNPSLDNPTLSQTESDYDLDQNLKLNNRQKDLIGRRASSLINDGDIVVIDTGTTTDKLSKYISNDISSTCLVFSSNNFLNLMYKDNIDLILAGGFFHRNTGMFESQASLNVIENTRANKVFLSAAGVHKNLGITCANSYELATKKLIIKNSLEVILLVDSSKFDAVKAVHFCELDDIDIVVTDKNISRDWLSYLEEKNIRVIIADK, from the coding sequence ATGGCTAAAAAAGACGAAAGATTAAATAAAATAATAAGCATAGTCAAGAATAAAAACGGATCTTCCATCAAGGAATTGGCAAGCGACTTGTCAGTCTCTGAGATGACTATAAGAAGGGATATAAAGATTCTTGAGGATAATAACATTATAGAGGTCTACCATGGAGCTGTTGTTTATAACCCTTCCTTGGATAACCCGACTCTCTCCCAAACTGAGTCGGATTATGACCTAGACCAAAATTTGAAATTAAACAATAGGCAAAAAGATTTGATTGGAAGAAGGGCTTCTAGTTTAATTAACGATGGAGATATTGTAGTAATAGATACTGGAACTACTACTGATAAGCTTTCTAAGTATATTTCTAATGATATTTCTTCAACTTGTCTTGTTTTCTCATCAAATAACTTCCTGAATTTGATGTATAAGGATAATATCGACCTAATCCTTGCGGGAGGATTTTTCCACAGAAATACAGGGATGTTCGAATCACAAGCAAGCCTTAATGTTATAGAAAACACAAGAGCCAACAAGGTCTTCCTATCAGCAGCCGGAGTACATAAAAATTTGGGCATAACTTGTGCCAACTCCTACGAGCTAGCAACCAAAAAGTTAATTATAAAAAATTCTCTAGAGGTAATTTTGCTCGTAGACTCAAGCAAGTTCGATGCTGTAAAGGCTGTTCATTTTTGCGAGCTTGATGATATAGATATTGTTGTAACTGATAAAAATATAAGTAGAGATTGGCTTAGCTATTTAGAAGAGAAAAATATAAGAGTGATAATAGCTGATAAATAA
- a CDS encoding phosphopentomutase, with the protein MKNKKRVFLIVLDSVGIGEMPDAHKYGDEGSNTLAAIVKSDKFKADNLAKLGFFNIEGVDCKEDVLNPIGSFARLAEASNGKDTTTGHWEMAGIISEKPFPTFPNGFPEDFLEEYSKRVGRKIICNKPYSGTEVIEDYGKEHLETGALIVYTSADSVFQVAGHEDVVSLEELYRCCEIARDMLQGDLAVGRVIARPFVGELGSFERTRNRHDYALTPTGPIIMDDLVKNGYDSIGVGKIYDIFAGQSVLETYKMEDNIDGMNITLDLCDKDFNGLCFVNLVDFDMIYGHRNDVDGYAKAFADFDKQLGEMLPKLREDDIVIITADHGCDPSTPSTDHSREYVPMLIFGDKIKSGVDLKTRNTFADIGKTIADIFEIDSAIPGESFYEKVKK; encoded by the coding sequence ATGAAAAATAAAAAGAGAGTATTTTTAATAGTTTTAGACTCTGTGGGCATAGGCGAAATGCCAGATGCTCACAAATATGGCGATGAGGGTAGCAATACCCTTGCTGCTATTGTTAAAAGCGATAAATTTAAGGCAGATAATTTAGCAAAACTTGGATTTTTCAATATCGAAGGTGTTGATTGCAAGGAAGATGTATTAAATCCTATAGGATCTTTTGCAAGACTTGCCGAAGCTTCAAATGGCAAGGACACAACTACAGGTCATTGGGAGATGGCAGGCATCATTTCAGAAAAACCTTTCCCTACCTTCCCAAATGGTTTTCCAGAAGATTTTCTAGAAGAGTATTCTAAAAGAGTTGGTAGAAAGATTATCTGCAACAAGCCATATTCTGGAACAGAGGTTATTGAAGATTATGGTAAGGAACACTTGGAAACAGGAGCTCTTATAGTCTATACATCAGCAGACTCAGTCTTTCAGGTAGCAGGCCACGAAGATGTAGTTAGCCTTGAAGAATTATATCGCTGTTGTGAGATTGCAAGAGATATGCTTCAGGGAGATTTGGCAGTAGGTAGGGTTATAGCAAGGCCTTTTGTAGGCGAGCTTGGTTCTTTTGAGAGAACTAGAAACAGACACGACTACGCCCTAACTCCAACAGGCCCAATCATTATGGATGATTTGGTAAAAAATGGCTATGACTCTATAGGAGTTGGCAAGATTTATGATATCTTCGCAGGGCAGTCAGTCCTTGAAACTTACAAGATGGAAGACAACATCGATGGAATGAATATAACCCTTGATTTGTGTGATAAGGATTTCAATGGCTTGTGCTTCGTAAATTTAGTTGATTTTGACATGATTTATGGTCATAGAAATGATGTAGATGGTTATGCCAAGGCCTTTGCTGATTTTGATAAGCAATTGGGAGAGATGCTTCCTAAACTTAGGGAAGATGACATTGTAATTATCACAGCAGATCATGGATGTGACCCATCAACCCCATCCACCGACCACTCCAGGGAATATGTTCCAATGTTAATTTTTGGAGATAAGATTAAATCTGGAGTTGACCTAAAGACAAGAAATACTTTTGCAGATATTGGAAAGACTATTGCCGATATATTTGAAATCGACTCAGCAATTCCAGGCGAAAGTTTTTATGAAAAAGTTAAAAAATAG
- a CDS encoding DUF6110 family protein, translated as MLEKKALSVGAGLLVGLVGGKVLNSKLAKKATVNTVVGGLKVKESIDKTIESIRVSAEDVLAEAKEVKAKEEAEEAKKEAEQDIEKVACECECGCEEEISEEENK; from the coding sequence ATGTTAGAAAAGAAAGCATTAAGCGTTGGAGCAGGATTATTGGTAGGTTTAGTTGGAGGAAAAGTTCTCAACTCAAAACTTGCCAAAAAAGCAACAGTTAACACAGTTGTTGGAGGACTAAAGGTAAAGGAATCTATCGATAAAACTATTGAGTCTATCAGAGTTTCAGCAGAAGATGTCCTAGCAGAAGCCAAGGAAGTAAAGGCTAAGGAAGAAGCTGAAGAAGCAAAAAAAGAAGCTGAACAAGATATTGAAAAAGTAGCTTGCGAATGCGAGTGTGGATGCGAAGAAGAAATTTCTGAGGAAGAAAATAAGTAA
- the arcC gene encoding carbamate kinase yields the protein MKTIVVALGGNALGNSPKEQLEAVKGSSKALADIIENYENVAIVHGNGPQVGVINLGLSKASEIDESIPEFPLVECVALSQGYIGYHLQQAIENEVEKRKIDKKVVTIVSQVEVDKNDSAFKDPTKPIGTFYSKEEAERIEKEDGYTFKEDAGRGYRRVVASPKPVRLKEIETLKTLLENNTAVVTGGGGGIPVFDEDGTIVGVDAVIDKDFVASKISADINADKLLILTAVDSVYINFGKENQEELREISVDEAKKYIEEGQFAKGSMLPKIEACLKFLEENPEGEAIITSLDKALDGLEGKVGTKIVK from the coding sequence ATGAAGACAATAGTAGTAGCATTGGGTGGAAACGCCCTAGGTAATAGCCCAAAAGAACAATTAGAGGCAGTGAAGGGATCTTCTAAGGCCTTGGCAGATATTATAGAAAATTATGAAAATGTAGCCATAGTTCATGGAAATGGACCACAAGTTGGTGTAATAAACCTAGGATTATCTAAGGCAAGTGAAATAGATGAAAGCATACCAGAATTTCCTTTGGTAGAATGTGTTGCCTTAAGCCAAGGCTATATAGGCTATCACCTTCAACAAGCAATTGAAAACGAAGTTGAGAAAAGAAAAATCGACAAGAAGGTTGTTACAATAGTAAGCCAAGTAGAAGTTGATAAAAACGATTCTGCCTTTAAAGATCCTACTAAGCCAATAGGAACATTCTATAGCAAAGAAGAAGCAGAAAGAATCGAGAAAGAAGACGGTTATACTTTCAAAGAAGATGCAGGCAGAGGCTATAGAAGAGTAGTTGCAAGTCCAAAGCCAGTTAGGCTAAAGGAAATAGAAACTCTAAAAACTTTGCTAGAAAATAATACAGCTGTAGTTACAGGTGGCGGCGGTGGAATTCCAGTCTTTGATGAAGATGGTACTATTGTTGGAGTAGATGCTGTAATTGATAAAGATTTTGTTGCAAGTAAAATATCAGCAGATATAAATGCAGATAAACTTTTAATCCTAACTGCAGTTGATAGTGTATATATCAATTTTGGCAAGGAAAACCAAGAGGAACTTAGAGAAATTAGCGTAGATGAAGCCAAGAAATATATAGAAGAAGGTCAATTCGCTAAGGGCTCTATGTTACCAAAAATAGAAGCTTGTCTTAAATTCTTAGAGGAAAATCCAGAAGGTGAAGCGATAATAACTTCACTAGACAAGGCTTTGGATGGATTAGAAGGAAAAGTAGGAACAAAAATAGTTAAGTAA
- the argF gene encoding ornithine carbamoyltransferase, whose amino-acid sequence MGVNLRGRNLLAIKDFTEDEVLYLIKLSEQFKNLKLTGTPHNYLQGKNIVLLFEKTSTRTRCSFEVAGMDLGMGVTYLDPGSSQMGKKESIADTAKVLGRFYDGIEYRGFRQDLVEELADNAGVPVWNGLTDKWHPTQMIADMLTIKENFGRLRGLNFVYMGDCRNNMGNSLAVTCAKLGINFIGCGPKDLWPEEDVQELAREFAKKHGTKVEFSEDVMASTKDADVIYTDIWVSMGEPEEVWAKRIEQLHPFQVNQKVMDNAKEETIFMHCLPSFHDLNTTVGKDIYDKFGDKYELNGMEVTEDVFLSHKSKVFDEAENRMHTIKAIMYATLK is encoded by the coding sequence ATGGGAGTTAACTTAAGAGGACGCAATTTATTAGCTATTAAAGATTTCACAGAGGATGAAGTTTTATACTTAATAAAACTATCAGAACAATTCAAAAACTTGAAACTAACAGGAACACCACATAATTACCTCCAAGGTAAAAACATAGTCCTACTATTTGAGAAAACATCAACAAGAACAAGATGTTCATTCGAAGTTGCAGGAATGGACCTTGGCATGGGAGTAACATATCTAGATCCAGGTTCAAGCCAAATGGGTAAGAAAGAATCAATAGCTGATACTGCAAAAGTTTTAGGTAGATTCTACGATGGTATTGAATATAGAGGATTTAGACAAGATTTAGTAGAAGAGTTAGCTGATAATGCAGGAGTTCCAGTATGGAACGGTCTAACAGACAAATGGCATCCAACTCAAATGATCGCTGATATGCTTACAATCAAAGAAAACTTTGGACGCCTTCGTGGTCTAAACTTTGTATACATGGGCGATTGCAGAAACAATATGGGTAACTCCCTAGCAGTAACATGTGCAAAACTTGGTATCAACTTCATCGGTTGTGGACCAAAAGACCTATGGCCAGAAGAAGACGTTCAAGAATTAGCTAGAGAATTTGCTAAAAAACACGGTACAAAAGTTGAATTTAGCGAAGACGTAATGGCAAGTACAAAGGATGCTGATGTAATCTACACAGATATTTGGGTATCAATGGGAGAACCAGAAGAAGTTTGGGCTAAAAGAATCGAACAACTTCACCCATTCCAAGTTAACCAAAAAGTAATGGACAATGCTAAAGAAGAAACAATCTTCATGCACTGCCTACCATCTTTCCACGACCTAAACACAACTGTTGGTAAAGATATATATGATAAATTCGGCGACAAATACGAACTAAACGGTATGGAAGTTACAGAAGATGTATTCTTATCACACAAATCTAAAGTATTTGATGAAGCTGAAAACAGAATGCATACAATAAAAGCTATAATGTATGCTACACTTAAGTAA
- a CDS encoding ATP-dependent Clp protease ATP-binding subunit has translation MKDIYSLKASMAIKEARNLALLNKNQEVTDLHLLKSVTDQENHVLDTMLEEFSVDKDNLTDEITKAIGKLRSNDGLSKLYFSRDYQRTLLLAKENAKKRYAEKITTSHLFLAFFDLEKTTSKHILEKVGLSHEKCEQYLVNKEKEVENSERFSEKIGDLIDKYGIDLTKRAKEGKIDPVIGMDYEVDRLSEILTRRIKNNPILIGEPGVGKSAVVEGLALKIAQGDVVDFLKDKIIFSLNVSSVLAGTGLRGEFESRVKDLMDIVTSFEGKIILFIDEIHTIVGAGSSSGGIDISNIIKPKLSRGEITIIGATTVAEYRSHIEKDGALERRFQKILIKEASIEESYDILRGIKTNYENFHNLIITDEAIKACVDLSDRYITDRKLPDKAIDLMDEAASMLKNKLENTPDSLDDLREDILELEESLQLKADDKKENKLDELKKLYDKDLEIKQEETEDLRDLRRIRSDIRELVFIKKRLLNEDKFEEYTKITKVKLPELKKEEKSYLNKKYEFVKIEKLEESHIKTLISRITKIPVEDLNQDRKEKILNIDKALGKKVIGQQEAVEKISNAIIRTAVGMKNRHKPIGTFLFTGNTGLGKTYLAKVLADTLYEGEESLIRFDMSEYMDSNSTTKFIGAPPGFVGYEEGGQLTEKVRINPYSVILFDEIEKANKQIFDILLQILDEGRLTDNRGITIDFTNTIIILTSNILAKEDDSDLYKHELYQYFKPEFINRLDAIVKFNTLSYEDLMEITKIYLEEVKNDFGEIGVNFAYTNEVIEKIVDLSDYEEFGAREIRRVVDDKIVTMVSRKILQDDLDSTNVLTIMLEDDEFSFDIM, from the coding sequence ATGAAAGATATATATTCACTAAAGGCATCAATGGCGATTAAGGAAGCCAGAAACCTCGCCCTCCTCAATAAAAATCAAGAAGTAACAGACCTTCATCTACTAAAGTCTGTAACGGATCAAGAAAACCATGTCCTAGATACAATGCTTGAGGAATTTTCTGTAGATAAAGATAACTTAACTGATGAAATAACAAAAGCTATAGGAAAATTAAGGTCAAATGATGGACTTAGCAAGCTCTATTTTTCAAGAGATTACCAACGTACCTTGCTACTTGCCAAGGAAAATGCCAAGAAAAGATACGCTGAGAAAATAACTACAAGTCATCTTTTTCTAGCATTCTTTGATTTAGAAAAGACTACTAGCAAACATATATTAGAAAAAGTTGGCCTAAGTCATGAAAAATGTGAACAATATCTTGTAAATAAAGAAAAGGAAGTAGAAAATAGCGAACGATTTAGCGAAAAAATAGGAGATCTCATCGATAAATATGGGATAGACCTTACCAAAAGAGCTAAAGAAGGTAAAATTGATCCGGTTATAGGGATGGATTATGAAGTAGATAGGCTATCTGAAATTCTAACCAGAAGGATAAAAAACAACCCTATCCTAATAGGTGAGCCTGGAGTTGGTAAATCTGCAGTTGTAGAGGGACTGGCTCTAAAGATTGCCCAAGGAGATGTGGTAGATTTTCTAAAAGATAAGATAATATTTTCGTTAAATGTATCAAGCGTATTGGCAGGCACAGGTTTAAGAGGTGAATTTGAATCAAGAGTTAAAGATTTGATGGACATAGTAACCTCGTTTGAAGGAAAAATCATCCTATTTATAGACGAGATTCACACAATTGTTGGAGCAGGGAGCTCTTCAGGCGGGATTGATATTTCAAATATCATAAAACCTAAACTATCCAGAGGAGAAATAACTATAATAGGAGCTACAACTGTTGCTGAATACAGGTCTCATATAGAAAAAGATGGGGCGCTTGAACGTCGTTTCCAAAAGATTTTGATAAAAGAGGCAAGTATAGAAGAGTCTTATGATATTCTTCGTGGTATAAAAACTAACTACGAGAATTTTCACAATCTGATAATAACAGATGAGGCGATAAAGGCTTGTGTAGACCTATCTGATAGGTATATAACTGACAGAAAGCTACCTGATAAGGCGATAGACCTTATGGATGAGGCGGCATCAATGCTTAAAAATAAGCTTGAAAATACGCCGGATAGTCTAGATGATTTAAGAGAAGATATTCTAGAATTGGAAGAAAGCCTACAGCTTAAAGCTGACGATAAGAAGGAAAACAAGTTAGATGAGCTAAAGAAGCTTTACGACAAGGATTTAGAAATAAAACAAGAAGAAACAGAAGATTTAAGAGATCTAAGAAGGATAAGAAGCGATATAAGAGAGCTTGTATTTATCAAAAAAAGATTACTAAATGAAGATAAATTCGAGGAATATACTAAAATTACTAAGGTAAAACTTCCGGAGCTTAAAAAAGAAGAGAAATCCTACCTAAACAAAAAATATGAATTTGTCAAAATAGAAAAACTTGAAGAAAGTCATATCAAAACGCTGATATCTAGGATAACTAAGATACCAGTAGAGGATTTGAATCAAGATAGGAAGGAAAAAATCTTAAATATAGACAAGGCTCTGGGTAAAAAAGTAATAGGCCAACAAGAAGCTGTAGAGAAGATATCAAATGCAATAATAAGAACAGCTGTTGGCATGAAAAATAGGCACAAGCCAATAGGGACATTTCTTTTTACAGGAAATACAGGACTTGGTAAGACCTATTTGGCAAAGGTTCTGGCTGATACCCTCTACGAAGGGGAAGAAAGCCTAATAAGATTTGACATGAGTGAGTATATGGATTCAAATTCCACAACTAAGTTTATTGGAGCTCCTCCAGGATTTGTCGGTTATGAAGAAGGTGGCCAGCTTACTGAAAAAGTGAGGATCAATCCTTATTCAGTAATTCTATTTGATGAGATAGAAAAGGCTAACAAACAAATCTTTGACATCCTACTTCAAATACTCGATGAGGGGAGACTAACTGATAATAGAGGCATAACCATAGACTTTACCAATACTATTATAATTTTGACATCTAATATATTGGCCAAGGAAGATGACAGCGATCTATATAAGCATGAACTTTACCAATACTTTAAGCCTGAATTTATCAATAGGCTTGATGCAATAGTTAAGTTTAATACCTTATCTTATGAAGATCTTATGGAAATCACAAAGATTTACCTAGAAGAAGTTAAAAATGATTTTGGGGAAATCGGAGTAAACTTTGCCTACACAAATGAAGTCATCGAAAAAATAGTAGACCTCTCAGATTATGAAGAATTTGGGGCTAGAGAGATTAGAAGAGTGGTTGATGATAAGATAGTAACCATGGTTTCTAGAAAAATCTTACAAGATGACTTGGATAGTACAAATGTGCTTACAATTATGTTAGAGGATGATGAATTTTCCTTTGACATTATGTAA
- the deoC gene encoding deoxyribose-phosphate aldolase, which translates to MENKEIYAHIDHTLLKAFAKWEDIEKLCDEAVKYQTASVCIPQTYIKRVKEKYGDKLTICTVIGFPLGYNLTESKIVEAEQSLANGASEIDMVVNISDVKNGDYEKVEKEIRAIKEAIGDKILKVIIETCYLTEEEKIAMCEAVTKAGADYIKTSTGFGTDGARMEDVILFKDHIGENVKIKAAGGVKTKEDLVAFIEAGCDRIGTSSAIKMLKGEENKSDY; encoded by the coding sequence ATGGAAAACAAAGAAATCTACGCTCACATAGACCACACCCTATTGAAGGCTTTTGCTAAATGGGAAGATATAGAAAAGCTCTGTGATGAGGCAGTAAAATATCAAACGGCTTCAGTTTGTATCCCACAAACATATATAAAAAGAGTTAAGGAAAAATATGGTGATAAACTAACAATTTGTACAGTAATCGGCTTCCCTCTAGGATATAATCTAACAGAATCAAAGATAGTAGAAGCAGAACAATCCCTTGCCAATGGTGCAAGTGAGATAGATATGGTTGTAAATATCTCAGATGTTAAAAATGGAGACTACGAGAAGGTAGAAAAGGAGATAAGAGCTATCAAGGAAGCTATAGGAGATAAAATCCTTAAGGTGATTATCGAAACTTGCTATCTTACAGAGGAAGAAAAAATAGCTATGTGTGAAGCTGTTACCAAGGCAGGAGCTGATTACATCAAGACATCTACAGGCTTTGGTACAGATGGGGCTAGGATGGAAGATGTAATCCTATTTAAAGACCACATTGGAGAAAATGTTAAAATAAAAGCAGCTGGTGGAGTTAAAACAAAAGAAGACCTAGTAGCCTTTATAGAAGCAGGTTGCGACAGGATAGGAACAAGCTCAGCTATAAAGATGCTTAAGGGCGAAGAAAATAAGTCAGATTATTAG
- a CDS encoding heavy metal translocating P-type ATPase gives MRASIAHRIEGRSRFTYEDYIKEENLNKLKYRIEEIEGVKSCRVSILTKSITVNYEERFIPQIARAILDLDLKTIEETSIERVDFEAQSENDIFHILRDAMYTRIFFKYILPQPLGTIGLFFRAYPFIKAGVKSLIKRKVNVEVLDATAISISLATRKFGDAANIMFLLGLGEKLEDYTMKKSQEDLANSLALNVDNVFVIENGEKIIKNIKEVEEGDLIEVEMGNLIPVDGKVIKGVAMVNESSFTGESNPVKKSEGSIVFAGTALEEGAIIVETKKKYDESRLSHIIELISDSEKNKSLAQKNAENMADSLVKYSFVGAGLTYLLTRNLEKAKSFLMVDFSCALKLTIPIAIMKAISQASEKKVLVKGGKYLENLSKANTIVFDKTGTLTKSEPRVAKVIALDDIEENECLRIAACLEEHFPHSIASAVVEAARARDLKHEEMHSKPEYIVAHGIKTTIVDKVAMIGSEHFILDDEGVEIDDKTRDIIDRLKEDYSLLYLAFADRLIAVICIEDPLREEATDIVKDLRDLSIDNIAMLTGDAENAARSVAEKLGLDYYKSQVLPEDKQKYVMEEKDKGRTVVMIGDGINDSVALSSSDVGISMHQGADIAKEISDISIGSDSLEGLVDVVKLSKAMDKRIKTDYKQIVSINSSLIILGVLGILSNTSSSLLHNLSTVMIAGKNMKDYKI, from the coding sequence ATGAGAGCCTCTATTGCTCATAGAATCGAAGGCAGAAGCCGTTTCACCTATGAAGATTATATAAAAGAGGAAAATCTAAACAAGCTAAAATATCGCATAGAAGAAATCGAAGGAGTCAAGTCTTGTAGGGTGTCGATCCTCACAAAGTCCATCACGGTAAATTACGAGGAGAGATTTATTCCTCAAATAGCTAGGGCAATCCTTGACCTAGACCTAAAGACTATTGAGGAAACCTCTATAGAAAGAGTAGACTTTGAGGCTCAATCAGAAAATGACATCTTCCATATTTTAAGAGATGCCATGTATACTAGGATATTTTTCAAATATATCCTACCTCAGCCTTTAGGAACCATAGGTCTATTCTTTAGGGCCTATCCATTTATCAAAGCTGGAGTTAAGTCTTTGATTAAGAGAAAGGTAAATGTAGAAGTCTTGGATGCGACTGCAATTTCAATCTCTCTTGCAACGAGGAAGTTTGGAGATGCCGCAAACATAATGTTCCTATTGGGCCTTGGTGAAAAACTTGAAGATTACACCATGAAGAAGTCCCAAGAAGACTTAGCTAATTCTCTTGCATTAAATGTTGATAATGTGTTTGTTATCGAAAATGGTGAAAAGATTATCAAAAATATCAAGGAAGTTGAAGAAGGAGATTTAATAGAAGTTGAGATGGGTAACTTAATTCCTGTAGATGGCAAGGTCATCAAGGGGGTTGCCATGGTCAACGAATCTTCTTTTACAGGAGAGTCTAATCCTGTCAAGAAATCAGAGGGATCTATAGTCTTTGCAGGAACTGCCCTTGAAGAGGGAGCAATCATCGTTGAAACTAAGAAAAAGTACGATGAATCTAGGTTAAGCCATATTATTGAGCTTATTTCAGATAGCGAAAAGAACAAGTCTTTGGCTCAGAAAAATGCAGAGAATATGGCTGATAGTCTAGTTAAGTACTCTTTCGTAGGAGCAGGACTTACCTACCTTCTTACAAGAAACTTAGAAAAGGCCAAGTCATTCTTGATGGTAGATTTCTCATGTGCCCTAAAACTTACCATTCCTATAGCTATAATGAAGGCGATTAGCCAAGCATCTGAAAAGAAAGTTTTAGTTAAGGGTGGCAAATACTTAGAAAACTTATCTAAGGCCAACACCATTGTCTTCGACAAGACTGGTACACTAACTAAGTCTGAACCAAGGGTTGCTAAAGTTATTGCCCTTGATGATATCGAGGAAAATGAATGTCTAAGAATAGCAGCTTGTCTTGAAGAGCACTTCCCACACTCTATAGCAAGTGCTGTAGTAGAAGCTGCTAGGGCAAGGGATTTAAAACACGAAGAGATGCACTCTAAACCTGAGTATATAGTAGCCCATGGTATAAAGACTACTATAGTAGACAAGGTAGCTATGATTGGCTCAGAACACTTTATCTTGGACGATGAGGGAGTCGAAATAGACGATAAGACTAGGGATATAATTGATAGGCTCAAAGAAGATTATTCACTTCTCTATCTGGCCTTTGCCGATAGACTTATAGCAGTAATCTGTATTGAAGATCCTCTAAGGGAAGAAGCTACGGATATCGTAAAAGATCTTAGGGACCTATCCATTGATAACATAGCTATGCTTACTGGAGATGCAGAAAATGCAGCAAGGAGTGTAGCGGAAAAGCTAGGCCTTGACTATTACAAGTCACAAGTTTTGCCAGAAGATAAACAAAAATATGTTATGGAAGAAAAAGATAAGGGAAGGACTGTAGTTATGATAGGAGATGGAATAAATGATTCTGTAGCCCTATCAAGTTCAGATGTAGGAATATCAATGCACCAAGGAGCTGATATAGCCAAAGAAATCTCTGACATATCCATAGGAAGCGACAGCCTAGAAGGCCTAGTTGATGTTGTAAAACTATCAAAGGCTATGGATAAAAGGATAAAAACTGACTACAAGCAGATTGTATCCATTAACTCAAGCCTTATAATCTTAGGAGTTCTAGGAATTTTGTCAAATACAAGTTCTTCACTCCTTCACAACCTATCGACAGTTATGATTGCAGGCAAGAACATGAAAGATTATAAAATTTAA
- a CDS encoding DUF4236 domain-containing protein: MGIRFRKSINLGKGFRINMSKTGPGFSWGGKGFRLTKTAKGNIRGTAYIPGTGLSYQKEFKNPLNDLGKNHTEKNKNKEGKIINKTSTIDFKNIKSTALEDVLESRKEERPYKLVGLILSIAGIFLFFINPLLIGLTIIGAILYFYKKNPEPVSLEYDFEDGSKEEYDLSNKLLAGILESDEVFLINELEDDIILDRSPLRVVKGLPNGIDTNVEVISLKAGDISLSFLPDALLLAKNKDLKAIDYKDLSVDLRAEDFKEEGKVAKDARVLEKTYKHSNKDGGPDKRYKDNPEVSLVEYGILQMENSDLNIMIGFSDTVIDGK; the protein is encoded by the coding sequence ATGGGAATAAGATTTAGAAAAAGTATAAATTTAGGTAAGGGCTTTAGGATAAACATGTCAAAGACTGGTCCAGGATTTTCCTGGGGAGGCAAGGGATTTAGACTAACTAAAACTGCCAAGGGAAACATCAGAGGAACAGCCTACATACCTGGAACGGGCCTATCCTATCAGAAAGAATTCAAAAATCCCCTAAATGACTTAGGGAAAAATCATACAGAAAAAAATAAAAATAAAGAAGGAAAAATAATAAATAAAACATCAACTATTGACTTTAAAAACATCAAGTCAACTGCCCTAGAAGATGTTCTAGAAAGTAGAAAGGAAGAAAGACCCTACAAGCTTGTCGGCCTTATTCTTTCTATTGCAGGAATATTTTTATTTTTCATAAATCCCTTACTCATAGGCCTTACAATAATAGGTGCTATTCTTTATTTTTATAAGAAAAATCCAGAACCAGTAAGCCTAGAATATGACTTCGAAGACGGATCCAAGGAAGAATACGACCTTAGCAATAAGCTTTTGGCAGGAATACTCGAAAGCGATGAGGTATTTCTAATAAATGAGCTTGAAGATGATATAATTCTAGACAGAAGCCCTCTAAGAGTAGTGAAGGGACTTCCTAATGGAATAGATACAAATGTAGAGGTAATAAGTCTTAAGGCAGGAGACATAAGCCTAAGCTTCTTACCAGATGCTCTTTTACTTGCGAAAAACAAGGACCTTAAGGCAATTGACTACAAGGACCTAAGTGTAGATCTTAGGGCAGAAGACTTCAAGGAGGAAGGAAAGGTCGCAAAAGATGCAAGAGTCTTAGAAAAAACCTACAAACACTCCAACAAAGACGGAGGTCCTGACAAAAGATATAAAGATAATCCAGAAGTAAGCCTAGTAGAATACGGGATCCTACAAATGGAAAATTCTGACCTAAATATAATGATTGGATTTTCTGATACTGTAATCGATGGAAAGTAA